One genomic region from Hyalangium ruber encodes:
- a CDS encoding DUF2378 family protein, with product MGQDSRAFKNSAVEGLLRGVGVAAGSLEMAEVIQLCGGTRDMPAEVPVDRYVALLEWLARRFFPEKPLPEGLQAVGRRMFHGYRETLLGKIQLTALNVVGPERLMRKAGEFIGRNSNFGERTSEQLGPRHYCVRFRGIPIAPEFYRGLCLSAFDVMAVHGGAIAIIRHGPEDFDLDIRWE from the coding sequence ATGGGCCAGGACTCGCGGGCCTTCAAGAACAGTGCCGTCGAGGGCCTGCTGCGCGGCGTGGGCGTGGCGGCCGGCTCCCTGGAGATGGCGGAGGTCATCCAGCTGTGCGGCGGCACCCGGGACATGCCTGCCGAGGTGCCGGTGGACCGGTATGTCGCCCTGCTGGAGTGGCTCGCCCGGCGCTTCTTTCCCGAAAAGCCGCTGCCCGAGGGCCTCCAGGCCGTGGGCCGGCGCATGTTCCACGGCTACCGGGAGACACTGCTGGGGAAGATCCAGCTCACCGCGCTCAACGTGGTCGGCCCGGAGCGGCTGATGCGCAAGGCCGGCGAGTTCATCGGCCGCAACAGCAACTTCGGCGAGCGCACCTCCGAGCAGCTTGGCCCGCGCCACTACTGCGTGCGCTTCCGCGGCATCCCCATCGCCCCCGAGTTCTACCGGGGCCTGTGCCTCTCGGCCTTCGATGTCATGGCTGTCCACGGAGGCGCTATCGCCATCATCCGGCACGGCCCCGAGGACTTCGACCTCGACATCCGCTGGGAATGA
- a CDS encoding metal-dependent hydrolase produces the protein MTASSAAVAPRLSPGSPSTFVQAMPRFEPRPLDPARLRPRRTAFSFPSSISKHWLAGSPVQSHFFNAINLFVVSFEDFMARVMRARLPNLEEPDFARQIRGFMGQESTHSFVHAKYLQNLKAQGYQIEGYLNASEHIFSQWFERRLGSRISVATIAGFEHLTALLGEIILSSRMLESAEPVMKEMWEWHAAEEIEHKALAFELLKATSGSFLLRMLGALLGALVVAGFIGVGMVMLLRQDGVLWSKRTWRDLKTLLFGPTRMAVRAVSIFLEYFRPGFHPNQRDTYALAEEVFRQQATK, from the coding sequence ATGACTGCCTCCAGCGCCGCCGTCGCACCTCGGCTCAGCCCAGGGTCTCCCTCCACCTTCGTGCAGGCGATGCCCCGCTTCGAGCCGCGGCCGCTCGATCCGGCGCGGCTGCGGCCCCGGCGCACGGCGTTCTCCTTCCCCAGCTCCATCTCCAAGCACTGGCTGGCGGGCAGCCCGGTGCAGAGCCACTTCTTCAACGCCATCAACCTGTTCGTCGTCTCCTTCGAGGACTTCATGGCGCGGGTGATGCGCGCGCGCCTGCCGAACCTGGAGGAGCCGGACTTCGCCCGGCAGATCCGCGGCTTCATGGGGCAGGAGTCCACCCACTCCTTCGTTCACGCCAAGTACCTGCAGAACCTCAAGGCCCAGGGCTACCAGATCGAGGGCTACCTCAACGCCTCCGAGCACATCTTCAGCCAGTGGTTCGAGCGCAGGCTGGGCTCGCGCATCAGCGTGGCCACCATCGCGGGCTTCGAGCACCTCACGGCGCTGCTGGGGGAGATCATCCTCTCGAGCCGCATGCTCGAGAGCGCCGAGCCGGTGATGAAGGAGATGTGGGAGTGGCACGCGGCCGAGGAGATCGAACACAAGGCGCTCGCCTTCGAGCTGCTGAAGGCCACCAGCGGCTCCTTCCTGCTGCGAATGCTGGGGGCGCTGCTGGGCGCGCTGGTGGTGGCGGGCTTCATCGGCGTGGGCATGGTCATGCTGCTTCGGCAGGATGGCGTGCTGTGGAGCAAGCGCACGTGGAGGGACCTCAAGACGCTGCTGTTCGGCCCCACGCGGATGGCGGTGCGCGCGGTGTCCATCTTCCTGGAGTACTTTCGGCCGGGCTTCCATCCCAACCAGCGCGACACCTATGCGCTGGCCGAAGAGGTCTTCCGCCAGCAGGCCACGAAGTAA
- a CDS encoding sensor histidine kinase, with the protein MLLGALARLWPLALVALVLVGARSAWALEPGKALSQFPHHAWQTADGLPQNSILALAQTPDGYLWGGTWEGLVRFDGARFTVFEKGNTPGLPGRTVTRLATTRDGTLWIGFKEGLVRMREGTFQLIDPPEGMVLGDPTDLQAARDGSLWIATEEHGLARLSEGRFQTWRMADGLASDQLQVLTEAPDGAIWVGGAGGLQRWSGTAWSSPLPFEGKANVTVRAVVFDREGTLWAGTEEGDVYRLQNGSLRRVPEASTPGAPHSIFLVDRAGSLWVGSLGHGLLRLANGERSVLPAGHALAGSLVAELFEDAEGNLWVGTEARGLHQLQDAPFTPYGPPEGLAHEMVLSLLEARDGSLWFGTVGGGVSRWHDGKMTTWTTRDGLILDRVRSIAETPDGSMWFGTRVGLSRLRGGAFTSYGADQGLRDMRAYQLAVDAGGTLWVGTPTGLFRWSGERFEPFTPPEGLPGTEITLLSPSAVGGLWIGTGTGGLVHLLHGSAVPLAPEQGPLPHAPRALHEAEQGVLWIGTNDGLYRWKEGQLRHFSTAEGLFDDRIFAILPDGRGHLWMSCNKGVFRVALAELEAVAEGQRARVTSRAYGEGDGMRSAECNGLGSPAGMRDRNGRLWFPTIQGAVAYTPGQEEQRQAPPPVRIEGLLVDGRMVPDSQWDNLPVGEGQIEFHYTSAGLRAPQRLSFRYQLESFDKGWVRAGSRRVAYYSQLPPGRYRFRVEAAYLDGGGAAPGAEMTLELRPRLHQTLGFRVACALALALSVAGGVLLRIHRLRVRERRLQERVDQRTAELATVNADLQARLQELQTARERLAHAEKMAAMGTLAAGVGHELNNPLASVVANLHFVAAEVREVARRDGEREGWGEITEAIDEALQGTARMTHIIQELRTLSRAEPQGPQRVELHRVLDRVLSIASGELRRRARIHKDYGTPPPVLADENRLAQVFLNLLINAAQAIPEGHAQEHEIRVTTSADAQGNAVVAVSDTGQGMAPEVVSRIFEPFFTTRSVGEGTGLGLSVCHSHVQAMGGHIRVRSEPGQGSTFSVVLPPAPPAA; encoded by the coding sequence ATGCTGCTCGGTGCCCTCGCGCGCCTGTGGCCCCTGGCGCTCGTCGCGCTCGTGCTGGTGGGGGCCCGGAGCGCCTGGGCCCTGGAGCCGGGCAAGGCGCTGTCCCAGTTCCCCCACCACGCGTGGCAGACGGCGGACGGGCTGCCGCAGAACAGCATCCTGGCCCTGGCGCAGACGCCGGACGGCTACCTCTGGGGTGGCACCTGGGAGGGGCTGGTGCGCTTCGACGGGGCGCGCTTCACCGTGTTCGAGAAGGGCAACACGCCCGGGCTCCCTGGCCGCACCGTCACCCGCCTGGCGACCACTCGGGACGGGACGCTGTGGATCGGCTTCAAGGAGGGACTGGTCCGCATGCGGGAGGGCACCTTCCAGCTCATCGACCCGCCCGAGGGCATGGTCCTGGGCGATCCGACCGATCTCCAGGCTGCCCGCGATGGGAGCTTGTGGATCGCCACGGAGGAGCATGGGCTCGCGAGGCTCTCCGAGGGCCGCTTCCAGACGTGGCGGATGGCCGATGGGCTCGCCAGCGACCAGTTGCAGGTGCTCACCGAGGCCCCGGATGGAGCGATCTGGGTCGGAGGCGCGGGCGGCTTGCAGCGCTGGAGCGGCACCGCGTGGTCCTCTCCCCTCCCCTTCGAGGGCAAAGCCAACGTGACGGTGCGCGCGGTGGTGTTCGATCGTGAAGGCACGCTCTGGGCCGGCACCGAGGAGGGAGACGTCTACCGGCTCCAGAACGGGAGCTTGCGGCGGGTACCCGAGGCGAGCACTCCGGGCGCGCCCCACTCCATCTTCCTCGTGGATCGCGCGGGCAGCCTCTGGGTGGGCAGCCTGGGCCATGGGCTGCTCCGGCTGGCCAACGGAGAGCGCTCGGTGCTGCCGGCGGGGCACGCGCTGGCGGGCAGCCTGGTGGCCGAGCTGTTCGAGGACGCCGAGGGCAACCTCTGGGTGGGCACGGAGGCCCGGGGGCTGCACCAGCTCCAGGACGCGCCCTTCACCCCTTACGGGCCACCGGAGGGCCTGGCACACGAGATGGTGCTGTCCCTGCTGGAGGCGCGTGACGGCAGCCTCTGGTTCGGCACCGTGGGCGGGGGCGTGAGCCGCTGGCACGACGGGAAGATGACGACGTGGACGACGCGTGACGGGCTCATCCTGGACCGGGTCCGCTCCATCGCCGAGACGCCGGACGGCAGCATGTGGTTCGGGACGCGGGTGGGCCTCAGCCGCCTGCGGGGCGGAGCCTTCACCTCCTATGGAGCCGACCAGGGGCTGCGGGACATGCGGGCGTACCAGCTCGCCGTGGACGCGGGAGGCACGCTCTGGGTTGGCACCCCGACGGGCCTCTTCCGGTGGAGTGGAGAGCGCTTCGAGCCCTTCACGCCTCCCGAGGGGCTTCCTGGCACGGAGATCACCCTGCTGAGTCCGAGCGCCGTGGGAGGCCTCTGGATCGGCACGGGCACCGGAGGTCTGGTCCACCTGCTCCACGGGAGCGCTGTCCCGCTGGCACCCGAGCAGGGGCCGTTGCCGCACGCCCCCCGGGCCCTCCACGAGGCGGAGCAGGGCGTGCTCTGGATCGGCACCAATGATGGGCTCTACCGCTGGAAGGAGGGGCAGCTTCGACACTTCTCCACGGCCGAGGGGCTCTTCGACGATCGCATCTTCGCGATCCTCCCGGACGGACGCGGCCACCTGTGGATGAGCTGCAACAAGGGCGTGTTCCGCGTGGCCCTCGCGGAGCTGGAGGCGGTGGCCGAGGGCCAACGGGCGCGCGTCACCTCCCGGGCCTATGGCGAGGGGGACGGGATGCGCTCGGCGGAATGCAACGGCCTGGGCTCTCCCGCGGGGATGCGGGACCGGAACGGCAGGCTGTGGTTCCCCACCATCCAGGGTGCCGTGGCCTACACCCCAGGCCAGGAGGAGCAGCGCCAGGCGCCTCCTCCGGTGCGCATCGAAGGGCTCCTCGTGGACGGGCGCATGGTCCCCGATTCCCAGTGGGACAACCTCCCCGTGGGCGAGGGACAGATCGAGTTCCACTACACGTCCGCGGGCCTGCGCGCGCCCCAGCGGCTGAGCTTCCGCTACCAGCTCGAGAGCTTCGACAAGGGCTGGGTGCGGGCCGGGTCGCGGCGCGTGGCCTACTACTCCCAGCTCCCGCCGGGGCGTTACCGCTTCCGCGTGGAGGCGGCGTACCTGGATGGCGGAGGAGCGGCGCCGGGCGCGGAGATGACGCTCGAGCTGAGGCCGCGCCTGCACCAGACCCTGGGCTTCCGCGTGGCGTGCGCGCTGGCCCTGGCGCTGAGCGTGGCCGGCGGGGTGTTGCTCCGCATCCACCGGCTGCGCGTGCGCGAGCGCCGACTGCAGGAGCGCGTCGACCAGCGCACCGCCGAGCTGGCCACCGTCAACGCCGACCTGCAGGCCCGGCTCCAGGAGCTCCAGACCGCGCGCGAGCGGCTCGCCCACGCCGAGAAGATGGCGGCGATGGGGACGCTGGCGGCGGGCGTGGGGCACGAGCTCAACAATCCCCTGGCCTCCGTCGTCGCCAACCTGCACTTCGTGGCCGCGGAGGTGCGCGAGGTGGCCCGGCGCGACGGGGAGCGCGAGGGCTGGGGGGAGATCACCGAGGCGATCGACGAGGCCCTGCAGGGCACCGCGCGGATGACCCACATCATCCAGGAGCTGCGGACCCTCTCCCGCGCCGAGCCCCAGGGCCCCCAGCGGGTGGAGCTGCACCGGGTGCTGGACCGGGTGCTGAGCATCGCCAGCGGCGAGCTGCGCCGCCGGGCCCGGATCCACAAGGACTACGGCACCCCGCCCCCGGTGCTCGCGGACGAGAACCGCCTGGCCCAGGTCTTCCTCAACCTGCTGATCAACGCCGCCCAGGCCATTCCCGAGGGCCACGCCCAGGAGCACGAGATCCGCGTCACCACGAGCGCCGACGCGCAAGGCAACGCCGTGGTCGCGGTGAGTGACACCGGCCAGGGCATGGCCCCCGAGGTGGTGTCTCGCATCTTCGAGCCCTTCTTCACCACGCGCTCCGTGGGCGAGGGCACCGGGCTGGGACTGTCCGTCTGCCACTCCCATGTGCAGGCCATGGGAGGCCACATCCGGGTGCGCAGCGAGCCGGGCCAGGGCAGCACCTTCTCCGTGGTGCTGCCTCCCGCGCCCCCGGCTGCCTAG
- a CDS encoding metallophosphoesterase family protein: protein MPPESLLVAGVGDIHGRFHRVEAWMDALEAARGRPVDLVLAVGDVEAFRQPDDHRRKTAKRGMPAEFAEYADGKRRMKRPLYFIGGNNEDFEALHDSPQGLELAPDVHYLGRAGLSTLKGLRIAYLSGIHAPRFFDQPLKRPTSLDTAKQAGYFRTAEVEGVSSLRDVDILLVHEWPRGIVQRARDEGLSSPRPLPSYWIGNPITRRLVDTVRPRWVLCGHSHKAFAMSLGGESGRPVTRIACLDQATVAEEAVFWLEYEGREAVRGGWGVSGQVAWKAGERWNLTRLPEPTASGSTKEGSMPP, encoded by the coding sequence ATGCCTCCCGAATCCCTACTTGTTGCAGGAGTGGGAGACATCCATGGGCGCTTCCACCGGGTGGAGGCGTGGATGGATGCGCTTGAGGCGGCGCGCGGTCGTCCCGTGGACCTGGTGCTGGCGGTGGGGGACGTAGAGGCGTTCCGGCAGCCGGATGACCACCGGCGCAAGACGGCCAAGCGGGGCATGCCGGCCGAGTTCGCCGAGTACGCGGACGGGAAGCGGCGGATGAAGCGGCCGCTGTATTTCATCGGCGGCAACAACGAGGACTTCGAGGCGCTGCATGACTCGCCTCAGGGGCTGGAGCTCGCGCCCGACGTGCATTACCTGGGGCGCGCGGGGCTGAGCACTCTGAAGGGGCTGCGCATCGCCTACCTGTCGGGCATCCACGCGCCGCGCTTCTTCGATCAGCCGCTGAAGCGGCCCACCTCACTCGACACGGCGAAGCAGGCCGGCTACTTCCGCACGGCCGAGGTGGAGGGTGTCTCCAGCCTGCGGGACGTGGACATCCTGCTGGTACACGAGTGGCCGCGGGGCATCGTCCAGCGCGCGCGGGACGAGGGGCTGTCGAGCCCACGGCCGTTGCCCTCGTACTGGATCGGCAACCCCATCACCCGCCGGCTGGTGGACACGGTGCGGCCGCGCTGGGTGCTTTGTGGGCACTCGCACAAGGCGTTCGCGATGTCGCTCGGAGGGGAGAGTGGCCGCCCGGTGACGCGCATCGCCTGCCTGGATCAGGCCACCGTGGCGGAAGAGGCGGTGTTCTGGCTGGAGTACGAGGGGCGCGAGGCCGTGCGAGGCGGCTGGGGCGTCTCCGGTCAGGTGGCGTGGAAGGCCGGAGAGCGGTGGAACCTCACGCGCCTGCCCGAGCCGACGGCCTCGGGCTCGACGAAGGAAGGGAGCATGCCTCCCTAG
- a CDS encoding choice-of-anchor D domain-containing protein — MRGWRWVWLAAWACWAAAVGGCDRPSSYGKGARASFAARPQALEFGPAAVGSTKTVKLRLANEGRASMRVESAVSSVPNVEVPPFEPFTLNAGGEHELEVRFTPDVEGTIQGMVLIQTDADDEGNTGAQVAVAGLGVKAWVEVKSQGLDFGNVSLDTVEVRELKVRNPTSVDSPLRLAVAGADADQFSSSEAAQALTLRAGEERTLSVAFKPGRLGAASAAVHVEVCPDCEPAVVPLVGTGIASQLEISPLRVDFGRVAVAATAEQSVMVRNQGTEPIHYTGAQILSDPTGVFRVVSAPAPAGNVLRPGDAAEVRVAFTPTALGRVPEGRVQIQVQTVGSTAPGPKVALVGEGGSSCISVQPRAIDFGEVAEGMSATRKVEIFNRCREQVMVSNLQIDTQRGGFFTLAQAPASTPIGPNQATSVGVTFTPRPGAGQGAARLAVTVRQGGSTATEAVTLAGKGRVFQPCQYALSPQNVDFGSVPVGAEVALAVSLRNTGTHECYLAGLQLAAGSDAAFTAAPVENRVLAPGGRANLLVRFKPLSDGSFGGLAEGWVNHPSAGHPTVALQGAGVQSCFSVQPTHLEFGLTKLTCEPRTRELVAYNHCSTPVTVSNLAVEQQTEEFVLSNAPAFPVTIASGQQLRLRSTYVPADDGEDAAALRFLLEDGSMYTASMVGRGATLAEQTDDFMQEPEAKVDVLFVVDNSGSMMEEQQSLGANFAAFMSAAQIAGVDYRIGVTTTGLDSSPGGWSNCPGGAEGGENGRLFPVDNSSPRVITRQTPNAAGVFANNTQVGVCHWNEQGLEAAYRALSAPLLHGVDDPRTPQVDDGNGDFLRSDARLAIIFVTDEEDFSTQDVSFYETYFRALKDNDPSKLSISAIAGPEDLATCSTASSAGTRYIELARATGGVVESICTPNWAESLEKLSSTTFGPKRSFPLSEVPADTTQIVVTVDGVQVTQGWTYDASTNSILFDVGAAPPPGAYIEVTYPLGC, encoded by the coding sequence ATGCGGGGATGGCGGTGGGTGTGGCTGGCGGCGTGGGCGTGCTGGGCGGCGGCGGTAGGTGGGTGTGATCGACCGAGCTCGTACGGCAAGGGCGCGCGTGCTTCCTTCGCCGCCAGGCCTCAGGCGCTCGAGTTCGGTCCGGCGGCGGTGGGCTCCACGAAGACGGTGAAGCTGCGGCTGGCCAACGAGGGGCGCGCGTCCATGCGCGTCGAGAGCGCCGTCTCCAGCGTGCCCAACGTGGAGGTGCCGCCCTTCGAGCCGTTCACCTTGAACGCGGGTGGCGAGCACGAACTGGAGGTGCGCTTCACTCCGGATGTGGAGGGCACCATCCAAGGCATGGTGCTCATCCAGACCGACGCGGATGACGAGGGGAACACCGGCGCCCAGGTGGCCGTCGCCGGCCTGGGCGTCAAGGCGTGGGTCGAGGTGAAGAGCCAGGGGCTCGACTTCGGCAACGTGTCGCTGGACACGGTGGAGGTGCGCGAGCTCAAGGTGCGCAACCCCACCAGCGTGGACAGCCCCCTGCGCCTGGCGGTGGCGGGCGCGGACGCGGATCAGTTCTCCTCCAGCGAGGCCGCGCAGGCGCTGACGTTGAGGGCGGGCGAGGAGCGCACCCTCTCGGTCGCCTTCAAGCCGGGGCGGCTGGGCGCGGCCTCCGCGGCGGTACATGTGGAGGTGTGCCCGGACTGCGAGCCGGCCGTCGTCCCGCTGGTGGGCACGGGCATCGCCTCTCAGCTGGAGATCTCCCCGCTGCGCGTGGACTTCGGCCGCGTGGCCGTGGCCGCCACCGCCGAGCAGAGCGTCATGGTGCGCAACCAGGGCACCGAGCCCATCCATTATACGGGCGCGCAGATCCTCTCGGATCCGACCGGCGTCTTCCGCGTGGTGAGCGCGCCGGCGCCCGCCGGCAACGTGCTGCGGCCCGGTGATGCGGCGGAGGTCCGCGTGGCCTTCACCCCCACGGCGCTGGGGCGCGTGCCCGAGGGGCGCGTGCAGATCCAGGTGCAGACCGTCGGCTCCACGGCCCCCGGCCCCAAGGTGGCCCTGGTGGGCGAGGGCGGCTCCTCTTGCATCTCGGTGCAGCCTCGGGCCATCGACTTCGGTGAGGTGGCCGAGGGCATGTCGGCCACCCGCAAGGTGGAGATCTTCAACCGCTGCCGTGAGCAGGTGATGGTGAGCAACCTGCAGATCGACACCCAGCGCGGCGGCTTCTTCACGCTGGCGCAGGCGCCGGCCAGCACGCCTATTGGTCCCAACCAGGCCACCTCCGTGGGTGTCACCTTCACCCCGCGCCCGGGGGCGGGGCAGGGCGCCGCGCGGCTGGCGGTGACGGTGCGTCAGGGGGGCTCCACCGCGACGGAGGCCGTGACGCTGGCGGGCAAGGGCCGCGTCTTCCAGCCGTGCCAGTACGCGCTCAGCCCGCAGAACGTCGACTTCGGAAGCGTGCCGGTGGGCGCCGAGGTGGCGCTCGCGGTGTCGCTGCGCAACACCGGCACCCACGAGTGCTACCTGGCGGGCCTGCAGCTCGCCGCTGGCTCCGACGCGGCCTTCACCGCCGCGCCAGTGGAGAACCGCGTGCTCGCACCGGGCGGGCGGGCCAACCTGCTCGTGCGGTTCAAGCCTTTGTCGGACGGCTCCTTCGGTGGGCTGGCCGAGGGCTGGGTGAACCACCCGAGCGCCGGCCACCCCACGGTGGCCCTGCAGGGCGCGGGCGTGCAGAGCTGCTTCTCCGTGCAGCCCACCCACCTCGAGTTCGGCCTCACCAAGCTGACGTGCGAGCCGCGCACCCGCGAGCTCGTCGCCTACAACCACTGCTCCACCCCCGTCACGGTGTCGAACCTGGCCGTGGAGCAGCAGACCGAGGAGTTCGTGCTGAGCAACGCGCCCGCGTTCCCGGTGACGATCGCCTCGGGTCAGCAGCTCCGGCTGCGCTCCACCTACGTGCCCGCGGATGACGGAGAGGACGCGGCGGCGCTGCGCTTCCTGCTCGAGGACGGCTCCATGTACACCGCCAGCATGGTGGGCCGGGGCGCCACCCTGGCCGAGCAGACCGACGACTTCATGCAGGAGCCCGAGGCCAAGGTCGACGTGCTCTTCGTCGTGGACAACTCGGGCTCGATGATGGAGGAGCAGCAGAGCCTGGGCGCCAACTTCGCGGCCTTCATGAGCGCGGCGCAGATCGCCGGCGTGGACTACCGCATCGGTGTCACCACCACGGGCCTCGATTCGTCTCCGGGCGGCTGGTCCAACTGCCCCGGTGGCGCCGAGGGCGGCGAGAACGGCCGGCTCTTCCCCGTCGACAACTCCAGCCCGCGCGTGATTACGCGCCAGACGCCCAACGCCGCCGGGGTCTTCGCCAACAACACCCAGGTGGGCGTGTGCCACTGGAACGAGCAGGGCCTGGAGGCCGCCTACCGCGCTCTCTCCGCGCCGCTGCTGCACGGGGTGGATGACCCGCGCACTCCGCAGGTGGACGACGGCAACGGCGATTTCCTGCGCTCCGATGCGCGCCTGGCCATCATCTTCGTCACCGACGAGGAGGACTTCTCCACCCAGGACGTGTCCTTCTATGAGACCTACTTCCGGGCGCTGAAGGACAATGACCCGTCCAAGCTGAGCATCTCCGCCATCGCCGGACCGGAGGACCTGGCCACCTGCTCCACCGCGAGCAGCGCGGGCACCCGCTACATCGAACTGGCCCGCGCCACCGGCGGCGTCGTGGAGAGCATCTGCACCCCGAACTGGGCCGAGTCGCTCGAGAAGCTCTCCTCCACCACCTTCGGCCCCAAGCGCAGCTTCCCGCTGTCCGAGGTGCCCGCGGACACCACGCAGATCGTCGTCACCGTGGATGGGGTGCAGGTGACGCAGGGCTGGACCTATGACGCCAGCACCAACTCCATCCTCTTCGACGTGGGCGCGGCGCCCCCGCCCGGGGCTTATATCGAGGTGACCTACCCTCTGGGTTGTTAG
- a CDS encoding DMT family transporter, with the protein MKGFVIPERWRGTPLLMASSLMFAFMALFARMLSGQLSVGQIVCGRFVVGLLFLAVYYPVVGRRPRLGRPGLWALRGIFGGASVYLYFVCIERLAVGPAVLLNSCWPIYGAILGFFFLEERVSGHLLGGLVAATLGAGLVIWATSLEMTATISSFGIGAWAGVLSAMLSGAAVVAMRALRNETDAATVFLSFCSFGLLFGLPFAINDWRPLSTDTVLLLLGVGLFSAVAQMVFTYAMGYVTTAMGGVGSQITPVFSWVLGALFLAEPMAPLAILGALLCVGGVLWGTGILGRLLVPSPKPSAPPTP; encoded by the coding sequence ATGAAGGGTTTCGTCATCCCCGAGCGCTGGCGGGGCACGCCGTTGCTCATGGCCTCCAGCCTGATGTTCGCGTTCATGGCGCTGTTTGCCCGCATGCTCTCGGGCCAGCTGTCCGTGGGGCAGATCGTGTGCGGCCGCTTCGTCGTCGGCCTGCTCTTCCTGGCCGTCTACTACCCAGTCGTGGGGCGCAGGCCTCGCCTCGGTCGCCCCGGCCTCTGGGCCCTGCGCGGCATCTTCGGGGGGGCCTCGGTCTACCTGTACTTCGTCTGCATCGAGCGGCTCGCCGTGGGCCCCGCCGTGCTCCTCAACTCGTGCTGGCCCATCTACGGGGCCATCCTCGGCTTCTTCTTCCTGGAGGAGCGCGTCAGCGGCCACCTCCTGGGCGGGCTGGTGGCGGCCACCCTCGGCGCGGGGCTCGTCATCTGGGCCACCTCCCTGGAGATGACGGCCACCATCTCCTCCTTTGGTATCGGCGCGTGGGCGGGCGTCCTCTCGGCCATGCTCAGCGGCGCGGCCGTCGTCGCCATGCGCGCGCTGCGCAACGAGACGGACGCGGCCACCGTCTTCCTCTCCTTCTGTTCCTTCGGCCTGCTGTTCGGCCTGCCCTTCGCCATCAATGACTGGCGGCCCCTGTCCACCGATACGGTGCTGCTGCTGCTGGGCGTGGGGCTCTTCTCCGCGGTGGCGCAGATGGTGTTCACCTACGCCATGGGCTACGTCACCACCGCCATGGGCGGTGTGGGCTCGCAGATCACCCCCGTCTTCTCCTGGGTGCTGGGCGCGCTCTTCCTCGCCGAGCCCATGGCCCCGCTGGCCATCCTCGGTGCGCTGCTGTGCGTGGGCGGCGTGCTCTGGGGAACGGGGATCCTCGGGCGACTGCTCGTGCCCTCGCCGAAACCCTCGGCGCCCCCCACCCCGTAG